One window of the Devosia sp. 2618 genome contains the following:
- a CDS encoding ROK family protein, producing MRQRVAIGSNPERNRAHNRRVVLEVIRLQGHLGRTEIARRAQLTPQAVSNIVEELLDEGLLIELGRLRSGRGQPPIQFAVNPDGPLTAGVEIAADHMVTVLVDLSGGLRAQSIIPLTQTGPDVIPGLLTDQIKQLHSTLGESPARLLGVGVVMPGPFEIEGMSSVGPATLPGWTGTDPAALMAKATGEHVVIENDATAAAVGERLYGAGRQMGHFCYLYFGVGLGLGVIQDGRPLRGAFGNAGEIGHIGLVPRKGKAFAGAAGALERFVSVFALREHLALAGVYAANVDDIQKLHDDGSKPLLEWISIAADYLAPAVSMLENIFDPEAIIFGGGLPDSVLDAVIAALDPLPVSVSTRRQRTAPRVLRGQTGQLTAALGAAALPLLETVSPHLSIAADAAG from the coding sequence ATGCGCCAGCGTGTCGCCATCGGGTCCAATCCCGAGCGGAATCGCGCGCATAATCGACGCGTTGTGCTCGAAGTTATCCGGCTGCAGGGGCATCTGGGACGCACCGAAATTGCACGCCGCGCGCAGCTGACGCCGCAGGCTGTTTCCAACATTGTCGAGGAACTGCTCGACGAGGGCCTGCTCATCGAACTGGGCCGCCTGCGCTCCGGTCGCGGGCAGCCGCCGATCCAGTTTGCGGTGAACCCTGATGGTCCGCTGACAGCCGGCGTTGAAATCGCCGCCGATCACATGGTGACGGTGCTGGTCGATCTCTCCGGCGGGCTGCGGGCACAGTCGATCATTCCGCTGACCCAGACCGGACCCGATGTGATCCCGGGTCTGCTGACCGACCAGATCAAGCAGTTGCATTCAACGCTAGGCGAGAGCCCGGCGCGGCTGTTGGGCGTTGGCGTCGTGATGCCGGGACCGTTCGAAATCGAGGGCATGAGCTCTGTCGGACCAGCTACCCTGCCCGGCTGGACCGGCACTGATCCCGCAGCCCTGATGGCCAAGGCGACGGGCGAGCATGTGGTGATCGAGAATGACGCTACCGCCGCAGCGGTTGGTGAACGGCTCTATGGCGCGGGTCGGCAGATGGGCCATTTCTGCTATCTCTATTTCGGTGTCGGCCTTGGTCTGGGCGTCATTCAGGATGGCCGTCCGCTGCGCGGCGCCTTCGGCAATGCCGGTGAAATCGGCCATATCGGGCTGGTGCCGCGCAAGGGCAAAGCTTTCGCCGGTGCGGCTGGGGCGCTGGAGCGGTTCGTGTCGGTATTTGCGCTGCGCGAGCATCTGGCGCTGGCTGGCGTCTATGCCGCCAATGTCGATGACATCCAGAAGCTGCACGACGACGGCAGCAAGCCGCTGCTGGAATGGATCAGCATAGCGGCGGACTACCTCGCGCCCGCAGTCAGCATGCTCGAAAACATCTTCGATCCAGAAGCCATCATTTTTGGCGGCGGCTTGCCCGATTCGGTGCTCGACGCCGTGATCGCCGCGCTCGACCCACTGCCCGTTTCCGTCTCGACCCGCCGGCAGCGAACCGCCCCGCGTGTACTGCGTGGTCAGACCGGTCAATTGACGGCCGCGCTCGGCGCTGCCGCCCTCCCCCTTCTCGAAACCGTCTCTCCCCATCTCAGCATTGCGGCAGACGCCGCAGGCTGA
- a CDS encoding PIG-L family deacetylase, giving the protein MLTNRERLRHRQNQPAIVALHRALARLTSTVTVMNTGAHPDDEQSGMLALMSFAMGMRVVIACSTRGEGGQNTLGPERTGALGVMRSREMEEAARELGADIAWLGHGPDDPVNDFGFSKSGPDTLERWGKDRTIERLVRAYREYRPDIVIPTFLDVPGQHGHHRAMTEAAETAIALAADPAAYPEHFAEGLTTWSVAKYYLPAWSGGENGYYDDEVPPPPTTVTVSATTIDAPTGAPYDTVGEFSRAFHASQNMGHWRAVPQTDWPLHLKLGGVVENDIRASLPATLGEIATRLSGDAASALGQAQADIDLAVAAYPNGPAITGPLLTARAAIQSARSGLDGAEAASFGHRLDRKLAEIDTALLLAAGLAVTAWVEPVNLAPGAEGVLHVVVEPGSATDVLVRARTAPFISVDGPAAVENLISIPIRAASNAPITNAFLPGYAALGGNGPVSVELEAAIAGRTARISIDLEEAVQIVPANSVELAPDAIIVALPGSGKATSVRVRTDVDLSRVAIAGVDGLNLAQTASGVDVSATAELAAGRYTLPVQIDGEQAYSLTPIAYPHIGRTHFVRPVALEIVALDLTIPKSRIGYVGGGSDRVGLWLERMGADVTELDAAALSGDLSGFDTIVIGTFAFGTRPDLAAATARLHDWVNNGGHLVTLYHRPSDGWSPDSTPPKRLVIGSPSLRWRVTNPNADVDVLLPEHKLLTGPNAIGAEDFANWDKERGLYFASYWDAAYEPLLAMHDAGEKPLTGSLVSAVIGKGRHTHTSLVLHHQLDKLVPGAFRLLANLVQPA; this is encoded by the coding sequence ATGCTGACCAATCGCGAGCGCTTGCGCCACCGCCAGAACCAACCCGCCATCGTCGCCCTGCACCGGGCGCTGGCGCGGCTGACCTCCACCGTGACGGTGATGAATACAGGTGCGCATCCCGACGACGAACAAAGCGGCATGCTGGCGCTGATGAGCTTTGCCATGGGTATGCGCGTGGTCATCGCCTGCTCGACACGCGGCGAAGGCGGACAAAATACGCTCGGGCCGGAGCGTACCGGCGCATTGGGCGTGATGCGTTCACGGGAAATGGAAGAGGCCGCACGCGAACTGGGCGCAGACATTGCCTGGCTCGGTCATGGCCCGGATGATCCAGTGAATGACTTCGGCTTCTCGAAATCGGGGCCGGATACGCTGGAGCGCTGGGGCAAGGACCGCACCATCGAACGGCTGGTGCGCGCCTATCGCGAGTATCGGCCCGACATCGTCATCCCGACATTCCTCGACGTGCCGGGACAGCATGGCCACCACCGCGCCATGACGGAAGCTGCCGAAACGGCGATTGCACTGGCGGCTGATCCCGCCGCCTATCCCGAGCATTTCGCCGAGGGCCTGACGACCTGGAGTGTTGCGAAATACTACTTGCCGGCATGGTCGGGCGGCGAAAATGGCTATTACGACGACGAAGTCCCACCACCGCCAACAACGGTGACCGTCTCGGCCACCACAATAGACGCTCCGACAGGCGCGCCTTATGACACCGTGGGTGAGTTCTCGCGTGCCTTCCACGCCAGCCAGAATATGGGACATTGGCGCGCCGTGCCGCAGACCGACTGGCCACTGCACCTCAAGCTTGGCGGCGTTGTGGAGAATGACATTCGCGCCAGCCTTCCCGCAACGCTGGGCGAGATCGCCACGCGACTTTCAGGCGATGCGGCATCGGCGCTTGGACAGGCGCAGGCCGACATTGATCTGGCTGTCGCGGCATACCCCAATGGCCCCGCGATCACCGGTCCATTGCTGACGGCGCGTGCCGCGATTCAGTCGGCGCGAAGCGGATTGGATGGCGCAGAGGCAGCGTCATTCGGTCACCGTCTCGACCGCAAACTGGCGGAGATCGACACGGCGCTGCTGCTTGCCGCTGGTCTTGCGGTCACGGCATGGGTCGAGCCTGTCAATCTGGCACCCGGCGCCGAGGGCGTGTTGCATGTGGTGGTCGAGCCCGGCAGCGCGACCGATGTCTTGGTGCGCGCTCGGACGGCTCCGTTCATTTCCGTTGATGGCCCGGCAGCTGTCGAAAACCTCATCTCCATCCCGATCCGCGCCGCATCCAACGCACCGATCACCAATGCCTTCCTGCCCGGCTATGCCGCTTTGGGTGGCAATGGACCGGTCAGTGTCGAACTTGAAGCAGCCATTGCCGGACGGACGGCGCGCATCAGCATCGACCTCGAAGAGGCTGTGCAGATCGTGCCTGCCAATTCGGTGGAGCTGGCTCCAGATGCCATCATCGTCGCCCTGCCCGGCTCGGGCAAAGCCACCAGTGTCCGCGTCCGAACCGATGTGGACCTGTCGCGCGTGGCCATTGCCGGTGTTGACGGCCTCAATCTCGCGCAGACGGCATCCGGCGTGGACGTTTCAGCGACCGCCGAACTCGCTGCCGGTCGTTATACCCTGCCGGTGCAGATCGATGGCGAGCAGGCCTATAGCCTGACGCCGATTGCCTATCCGCATATTGGCCGCACCCATTTCGTTCGGCCGGTGGCGCTCGAAATAGTGGCGCTGGACCTGACCATCCCAAAAAGCCGCATCGGCTATGTCGGCGGCGGCAGCGACCGGGTTGGATTGTGGCTTGAGCGTATGGGCGCGGACGTCACCGAGCTCGACGCCGCGGCACTGTCCGGTGACCTATCGGGCTTTGATACCATCGTCATCGGCACATTTGCCTTTGGAACCCGACCCGATCTGGCTGCGGCGACAGCGCGACTGCATGACTGGGTGAACAATGGTGGGCATCTGGTGACGCTTTATCATCGACCATCCGATGGCTGGTCGCCAGACAGCACGCCACCGAAGCGCTTGGTGATCGGCTCTCCATCGCTGCGCTGGCGCGTGACCAACCCGAACGCCGACGTGGATGTGCTGCTGCCCGAACATAAACTGCTCACCGGCCCCAATGCCATCGGCGCAGAAGACTTCGCCAATTGGGACAAGGAGCGTGGGCTCTATTTCGCTTCTTATTGGGATGCCGCTTACGAGCCGCTTCTTGCCATGCATGATGCGGGCGAAAAGCCACTAACCGGATCGCTGGTTTCGGCTGTTATCGGCAAGGGCCGCCATACCCACACAAGTCTTGTGCTGCATCATCAGCTCGACAAACTGGTGCCGGGCGCATTCCGCCTGCTGGCCAATCTGGTGCAGCCCGCCTGA
- a CDS encoding DMT family transporter, which yields MSQHVQRADNSGLVWLLSDMVLVTVMTVLVKIGGASYPALQMVFIRSLIGLISVLPLAWRHRAAIAQTKQVGRHVFRVLCNTLALSGNFAALTALPLAMANAIGFMRPLVVMVLAAIMLGERSTGWRWIGACVGLLGVFIMVAPGEIAFSPGILAALASVVFGSLAVIQTRALAAENTTVLMVFYTVGLTVFTAIPAVIMWEPVAFADWPLLIAIGILAQIGQYCFLRAYQSTPANLLAPFGYLSIVLASAAGFLAFGEVPGWSTLIGIVVIVGALVATSRLDRRRLNRDV from the coding sequence ATGAGCCAACACGTCCAGCGTGCGGACAATAGCGGGCTGGTCTGGCTTTTGTCCGACATGGTTCTCGTCACCGTCATGACCGTCTTGGTCAAGATCGGCGGCGCGAGCTATCCGGCTTTGCAGATGGTGTTTATTCGCTCGCTGATCGGGTTGATCAGCGTCTTGCCACTGGCATGGCGGCACCGTGCCGCTATCGCACAGACCAAGCAGGTCGGACGGCATGTGTTTCGCGTGCTGTGCAACACGCTGGCGCTGTCGGGCAATTTCGCGGCGCTGACCGCCCTGCCCCTCGCGATGGCCAATGCCATCGGCTTCATGCGGCCGCTGGTCGTGATGGTGCTTGCGGCCATCATGCTGGGTGAGCGTAGCACAGGCTGGCGCTGGATCGGGGCCTGCGTCGGCCTGCTGGGCGTCTTCATCATGGTGGCGCCGGGCGAGATCGCCTTCAGCCCCGGCATCTTGGCCGCTCTGGCTTCGGTGGTGTTCGGCTCGCTTGCCGTGATCCAGACCCGCGCTTTGGCGGCTGAAAACACCACAGTGCTGATGGTGTTCTACACGGTCGGACTAACCGTCTTCACTGCCATTCCGGCTGTCATCATGTGGGAGCCAGTGGCGTTCGCCGATTGGCCGCTGCTGATTGCCATCGGCATATTGGCGCAGATTGGCCAGTACTGTTTCCTGCGCGCCTATCAGTCGACGCCGGCAAACCTTTTGGCGCCGTTTGGGTACCTCTCCATTGTCCTCGCGAGCGCGGCTGGATTTTTGGCCTTCGGTGAAGTGCCCGGCTGGTCGACCCTGATTGGCATCGTCGTCATTGTCGGCGCGCTGGTGGCAACGTCGCGCCTCGATAGGCGTAGGCTCAATCGCGATGTTTGA
- a CDS encoding PIG-L family deacetylase: MSRRTFIATVPPALAATQIPAWAAPASNLELIAAQKGEPAIVKLYRQLERLTSTVTLMTTGAHPDDEPSGMLAALRHVYGIRPVLYCITRGEGGQNAIGPERGSVLGVLRTREMTEASRSLDASLAFGGQGHNDSVHDFGFSKDPNATIDRWGRDRVIERMTWAFRYYRPDVIMNCFLDVGGQHGHHRAANVATFVTAELSGNAAEFPDQIASGLKPWAVPKIYLPAYGGGGGVYDDETPPPPTTLTVRAPERDPISGATFPQMGEWSRSCHLTQGMGRWQPDPQTEWALNLAWTAQGNPGGEEQDIREGLIATVGHIAELDGMPASAADALRNAQGLIEDAIADYGDPVAVLSKVAEIGKAIAEARAQLPAELEDSVAHRLDRKAKEVDLVLATAAGMNIRAYTDGGDLRPGQDIIVKTVVDAPDTVAIQSVAVIARDGLTTETTADGEKVTVAADAALTNPLAEQFDPLGGNGDAFVRITADIGGHTAVLDIDLEDALRVLPAASLELKPDAVVFNTEQDIAPVELTAVVANATTDDLKFDLPEGWAIAATGETGREAGTFELSPPADLGVARIAIEPTLLDQPAYAINTFSYPHIGKSVVPTLVSIPVQSVDAVLPPDAKVGYVGGGNDNVAIWLRRLGVKLVELTPSDIEAGAYRDLTTLIVGIFSFGRRKDLVAALPGIHEWVRNGGHLVTLYHRPSDGWNPETVPLAKIEIGTPSIRFRVTDAKAAVTVLEADHPLLNYPNVIGEDDWANWDKERGLYFASSWDEAYKPLLAMSDAGEEPLNGSLLSAVIGEGRHTHTSLVLHHQLDKLVPGAFRLLANLTQPAKH; the protein is encoded by the coding sequence ATGAGCCGGCGAACTTTTATCGCCACCGTTCCGCCTGCCTTGGCCGCCACGCAGATCCCCGCTTGGGCTGCCCCCGCGTCCAACCTTGAACTGATTGCTGCCCAAAAGGGCGAGCCGGCAATCGTCAAACTCTACCGTCAGCTGGAACGCCTGACCTCCACGGTTACGCTCATGACCACCGGCGCACATCCAGACGATGAGCCAAGCGGCATGCTTGCCGCACTGCGCCATGTCTATGGTATCCGCCCAGTTCTTTATTGCATCACGCGCGGCGAAGGCGGTCAGAACGCCATTGGCCCAGAACGCGGTTCTGTGCTGGGTGTGTTGCGCACCCGAGAAATGACTGAAGCCTCCCGTTCGCTCGACGCCTCGCTGGCCTTTGGTGGCCAGGGCCACAATGACAGCGTGCATGATTTCGGCTTCTCCAAGGACCCCAACGCCACCATCGACCGCTGGGGTCGTGACCGCGTCATCGAGCGCATGACCTGGGCGTTCCGTTATTATCGTCCCGACGTCATCATGAACTGCTTCCTCGATGTTGGCGGCCAGCACGGTCATCACCGCGCGGCAAACGTTGCGACCTTCGTTACTGCTGAACTGTCGGGCAATGCCGCGGAATTCCCCGATCAGATCGCATCTGGCCTCAAGCCATGGGCCGTGCCGAAAATCTACCTGCCGGCCTATGGCGGCGGTGGCGGCGTTTATGACGACGAAACCCCGCCCCCTCCAACCACGCTGACCGTCCGCGCTCCAGAGCGCGACCCAATCTCGGGCGCGACTTTCCCACAGATGGGCGAATGGTCCCGTTCCTGCCATCTGACGCAGGGCATGGGTCGTTGGCAGCCCGATCCGCAGACCGAATGGGCGCTCAATCTCGCCTGGACGGCCCAGGGCAATCCGGGCGGCGAAGAACAGGACATCCGCGAAGGCCTGATCGCCACCGTTGGCCACATCGCCGAACTCGACGGCATGCCAGCCTCGGCCGCCGACGCACTGCGCAATGCACAGGGCCTGATCGAAGACGCTATCGCTGATTATGGCGATCCGGTTGCCGTGCTCTCCAAGGTTGCCGAAATCGGCAAGGCCATCGCCGAAGCCCGCGCCCAGCTGCCCGCTGAACTCGAAGACAGCGTCGCCCATCGCCTCGACCGCAAGGCCAAGGAAGTCGATCTGGTGCTGGCAACAGCCGCCGGGATGAACATCCGCGCCTACACCGATGGCGGCGATCTCCGTCCCGGTCAGGACATCATCGTCAAGACGGTCGTCGATGCGCCGGACACGGTTGCGATCCAGTCCGTTGCCGTCATCGCCCGCGATGGTCTGACAACGGAAACCACTGCCGATGGCGAAAAGGTTACCGTCGCGGCCGACGCGGCGCTGACCAATCCGCTGGCCGAACAGTTCGACCCGCTCGGCGGCAATGGTGATGCTTTCGTCCGCATCACCGCCGATATCGGTGGCCACACCGCCGTACTCGATATCGATCTGGAAGATGCCCTGCGTGTGCTGCCTGCAGCCTCGCTCGAACTCAAGCCCGACGCTGTCGTGTTCAATACCGAGCAGGACATCGCCCCGGTTGAGCTGACCGCTGTTGTGGCCAATGCGACGACAGACGATCTCAAGTTCGACCTGCCAGAAGGCTGGGCCATTGCGGCAACCGGCGAAACCGGTCGCGAAGCCGGCACGTTCGAGCTGTCCCCACCGGCAGATCTGGGCGTGGCGCGCATTGCCATTGAGCCAACTCTGCTGGATCAGCCTGCCTACGCCATCAACACTTTCTCATATCCGCATATCGGCAAGTCGGTGGTCCCCACCCTCGTGTCCATTCCGGTGCAGTCGGTTGATGCGGTGCTGCCGCCAGATGCCAAGGTTGGTTATGTCGGCGGTGGCAATGACAACGTCGCCATCTGGCTGCGTCGTCTGGGCGTCAAGCTCGTCGAACTGACCCCATCCGATATCGAAGCCGGTGCCTATCGTGACCTGACGACGCTTATCGTCGGCATCTTCTCGTTCGGTCGCCGCAAGGATCTGGTCGCGGCGCTGCCCGGCATCCACGAATGGGTGCGAAATGGTGGCCACCTTGTCACGCTTTACCACCGTCCGTCGGACGGCTGGAACCCAGAGACGGTGCCGCTGGCCAAGATCGAAATCGGTACGCCATCGATCCGCTTCCGCGTCACCGATGCCAAGGCAGCCGTTACCGTGCTTGAGGCTGATCACCCACTGCTCAACTATCCCAACGTCATTGGCGAAGACGATTGGGCAAACTGGGACAAGGAGCGTGGTCTATACTTCGCATCGAGCTGGGACGAGGCCTATAAGCCGCTCCTTGCCATGAGCGATGCGGGCGAAGAGCCGCTGAACGGTTCGCTGCTATCGGCTGTGATCGGCGAAGGTCGTCACACCCACACCAGTCTCGTGCTACACCATCAGCTCGACAAGCTGGTGCCGGGCGCATTCCGCCTGCTGGCAAACCTCACTCAGCCAGCCAAGCACTAA
- a CDS encoding GNAT family N-acetyltransferase, with translation MDLLVNLYSRKLSELGSRVADVAATIRVALPPEQHIVKDWVRDNFSEYWVSEVTAAMAHQPAGCLVAIVEGKLVGFACYDATARGFFGPTGVAEDQRGKKIGLALLYHALIAMKAQGYAYAIIGSAGPVDFYASAVGAVAIESDKEDIYQGLLRLNPIQAKD, from the coding sequence ATGGACCTCCTGGTAAACCTCTATTCGCGGAAGCTTTCTGAGCTTGGCAGCCGCGTTGCAGACGTCGCGGCGACGATCCGTGTGGCGCTGCCGCCTGAACAGCACATCGTCAAAGACTGGGTTCGGGACAATTTCAGCGAGTACTGGGTGAGCGAAGTCACCGCCGCCATGGCGCATCAGCCGGCGGGATGCCTTGTCGCCATTGTCGAGGGCAAGCTGGTTGGCTTTGCCTGCTACGACGCAACCGCACGCGGCTTTTTCGGGCCTACCGGCGTTGCCGAAGACCAGCGCGGCAAGAAAATCGGGCTAGCACTCCTCTATCACGCGCTGATCGCGATGAAGGCACAGGGCTATGCCTATGCCATCATTGGCTCAGCCGGACCGGTCGACTTTTATGCCAGCGCCGTGGGCGCCGTGGCCATCGAGTCCGACAAGGAAGACATTTATCAGGGCCTGCTGCGCCTGAACCCAATACAGGCAAAGGACTGA